One genomic region from Lates calcarifer isolate ASB-BC8 linkage group LG10, TLL_Latcal_v3, whole genome shotgun sequence encodes:
- the LOC108875124 gene encoding anoctamin-1, translating into MSESSSVHSLKLVSLARSLSGLGLDAANGGPINPPDNDEPPLPESGIELGPGLFFADGKRKVDYVLCYKYKKRRASKPRLSITSNGSIPIPIPGNWETEPESGEAGAPAGDVEEPKLSDAEKAVMREEFEAGLLEAGLQIERDKERSNGIGFIRLHIPWPILSREAELQKIKVAVKKKCELRKRTGIAGVWDSIMTKVNTPFQPDVPDFDIHKDSQTRTHFKTLKHPFIRDKLHLYDIKSTETVFDNATRSRIVAEIISRTTCTQTCQTTGISSLLARGVYDSAFPLHDGSFTRRGQKDQRNDRQLLHEEWANYGVMHKYQPVDLIRKYFGEQIGLYFAWLGVYTQLLIPPSVLGIIVFLYGIFTVDANVPSQETCDDNLNITMCPLCDGVCDYWRLSSVCSLARTSYLFDNGATVLFAIFMSLWAACFLEHWKRRQMCLKHTWDLTSLEDEEEELRPEYEEALQEKKAKMKAQSKKKLTQSGDGADGETDQMLTSQQEPESLDIEDHLSGYLINVSTLLLLIFVTFSAVFGVAVYRICMLSVWSMNPDPEAKASVRMTVTTTGIILNMLVVLVLEEVYGAIAVWLTELELPKTKEEFEERLIFKSFFLKSMNAFAPIFYVAFFKGRFAGRPGDYVYVFGDYRMEECAPPGCLIELCIQLSMIMLGKQLIQNNVFEILIPKLKKMYRTIQEQKGKKRAAEDEENETEERRPKQQFDKDFTLEPFEGVTPEYMEMIIQYGFVSLFVASFPLAPAFALLNNVIEIRLDAAKFVTEIRRPDAVRCKDIGIWYNILCGISKFSVITNAFVISFTSEFVPRMVYQYMYSVNGTMNGYTEHSLSYFNVSNFPLGTAPTSTLITGVSMCRYKDYRDPPWAPDAYTFSKQYWSVLAAKLAFVIFFQNLAMFLSMLVAWMIPDVPRSLREQLKKENMMLMEFLLNQDQEARAKSRPPKRTTPCFPASIDIVVEAPPEEQQVEEEEKEEEEEGEEVVVEVNFDEPRATGDSDPEVGKTLEEVEGNGEMQRDGEGEDESGEVEGGEKEIDGEINEGGGKGVNEQEGGKENVDGGQKKEKENEVKADENNFDVDLDSFMSELGLLDEEPSLSTAGVTELPRSSSKQEYQKEQQPPSHPSSKRGSTQSLKGSRAEITTSDIDTRLFSLIAPPPREPVSRAKARCSTLPSRHRGAEACYSLPRPSHSTSLTRFQQAATLTPLIPLGSSLSTSSSPFSSPHTPMSPSSPHPVQDGTPAVNPEPLQPKAPSELFALKGPPPQQPRSRDKARCSTLPPRQRAPGPEECSTKPSHSTSFTKLGDRIPPSPSELKRNTPV; encoded by the exons ATGAGTGAGTCGTCGTCAGTTCACTCGTTGAAGCTTGTTTCGTTGGCCCGATCACTGTCCGGGCTTGGGCTCGACGCCGCCAATGGAGGCCCCATCAACCCCCCCGACAATGACGAGCCTCCTCTTCCG gagTCCGGCATTGAACTAGGCCCTGGGCTTTTTTTTGCTGATGGCAAGAGAAAAGTGGACTATGTCCTTTgctacaaatacaaaaaaaggcGAGCATCCAAGCCACGCCTCTCCATTACATCCAATGGGAGTATTCCAATACCGATACCGGGCAACTGGGAAACGGAGCCGGAGTCCGGGGAGGCAGGTGCACCTGCAGGAGATGTTGAGGAACCAAAGCTGTCTGACGCGGAGAAGGCCGTGATGAGGGAGGAGTTTGAGGCAGGACTGCTTGAAGCTGGACTACAGATAGAGCGTGATAAAGAG agGTCAAACGGCATAGGGTTTATTCGGCTCCACATCCCATGGCCAATACTCAGCCGAGAAGCAGAACTTCAGAAGATCAAAgttgctgtgaaaaag AAGTGTGAGTTGCGGAAACGGACGGGCATCGCTGGGGTATGGGATTCCATCATGACCAAGGTCAACACGCCGTTTCAGCCGGATGTCCCCGACTTTGACATCCACAAAGACTCACAGACACGCACCCATTTCAAAACCCTCAAACACCCTTTTATCAGAGACAAGCTCCACCT GTATGACATCAAGTCAACAGAAACCGTATTTGATAATGCAACACGCAGCAGAATA GTGGCTGAGATTATCTCACGCACTACCTGCACACAAACTTGCCAAACCACTG GCATCAGCTCATTATTGGCTCGGGGTGTCTACGACTCTGCCTTCCCTCTGCATGAT GGGTCATTCACAAGGAGAGGTCAAAAAGATCAGCGAaatgacagacag CTCCTGCATGAAGAATGGGCTAACTATGGAGTCATGCATAAATACCAGCCTGTGGACCTGATCAG GAAATACTTTGGAGAGCAGATTGGGTTGTATTTTGCCTGGCTGGGTGTTTATACTCAgctcctcatccctccctctgtaCTGGGCATCATTGTCTTCCTGTATGGCATATTCACTGTGGATGCCAATGTGCCAAG tcAGGAGACATGTGATGACAACCTGAACATCACCATGTGTCCGCTGTGTGACGGAGTGTGTGACTATTGGCGTCTGAGTTCGGTGTGCTCACTGGCCCGAACCTCGTACCTGTTTGACAACGGAGCTACTGTCCTGTTTGCTATTTTCATGTCTCTGTGGG CTGCCTGTTTCCTTGAGCACTGGAAGAGGCGACAGATGTGTCTGAAACACACATGGGACCTGACGAGCTTGGAGGATGAGGAA gaggagctgaggcCTGAATATGAAGAGGCTCTACaggagaaaaaagcaaagatgaaAGCACAGTCTAAGAAGAAG TTGACTCAGTCTGGAGATGGTGCAGATGGAGAAACAGACCAGATGCTAACGTCCCAG CAAGAGCCAGAGTCTCTGGATATTGAGGATCACCTGTCAGGTTACCTCATCAATGTGTCCACCTTACTACTACTG ATCTTCGTGACCTTCTCGGCAGTGTTCGGCGTGGCAGTTTACCGCATCTGCATGTTAAGTGTGTGGTCCATGAACCCCGATCCCGAAGCCAAGGCCAGCGTGAGGATGACCGTCACAACCACGGGCATCATCCTCAACATGCTGGTCGTTCTGGTGCTGGAGGAGGTTTACGGAGCAATCGCCGTGTGGCTGACTGAGCTGG AACTCCCTAAGACAAAGGAAGAGTTTGAAGAGAGGCTGATCTTCAAGTCTTTCTTTCTCAAATCTATGAACGCCTTTGCACCCATTTTCTATGTGGCCTTCTTCAAGGGCAG GTTTGCTGGGCGGCCTGGCGATTATGTTTACGTCTTTGGAGACTATCGCATGGAGGAA TGTGCTCCTCCAGGCTGCCTCATCGAACTTTGCATCCAGCTCAGTATGATCATGCTCGGGAAACAGCTCATCCAGAACAATGTGTTTGAGATTCTCATACc taaGCTGAAAAAGATGTACAGAACTATACAGgaacaaaaaggaaagaaaagagcagcagaagACGAGGAGAATGAAACAGAAGAGAGGAGACCAAAACAGCAATTTGACAAAGATTTCACCCTTGAGCCCTTTGAAGGCGTCACCCCAGAGTACATGGAAATGA ttaTCCAGTACGGGTTTGTGTCTCTGTTCGTGGCCTCATTCCCGCTGGCACCAGCGTTCGCTCTGCTCAACAACGTCATTGAGATTCGCCTGGATGCAGCAAAATTTGTCACTGAAATCCGGCGGCCCGATGCTGTGAGGTGTAAAGACATAG GGATTTGGTACAACATTCTCTGTGGAATCAGCAAGTTCTCTGTAATTACcaat GCATTTGTCATCTCCTTTACGTCTGAGTTTGTTCCACGAATGGTTTACCAGTACATGTACAGTGTAAATGGCACCATGAATGGCTACACAGAGCACTCGCTGTCCTACTTTAATGTCAGCAACTTCCCACTGGGCACTGCACCCACCTCCACGCTCATCACCGGAGTCTCCATGTGCAG GTACAAGGATTATAGAGACCCACCGTGGGCTCCAGATGCCTACACCTTCTCTAAACAGTACTGGTCTGTCCTGGCAGCAAAACTGGCTTTTGTAATATTCTTCCAG AATCTTGCCATGTTCCTCAGCATGCTGGTTGCATGGATGATCCCAGACGTACCACGGTCTCTGCGAGAACAGCTGAAGAAAGAGAACATGATGCTGATGGAGTTTCTGCTGAATCAGGACCAGGAAGCACGTGCCAAATCTCGTCCCCCGAAACGCACCACCCCCTGCTTCCCTGCCAGCATAGACATTGTGGTGGAGGCGCCACCAGAGGAGCAgcaagtggaggaggaggagaaagaagaagaagaagaaggagaagaagtaGTGGTTGAGGTCAATTTTGATGAACCGAGAGCAACCGGCGACAGTGATCCAGAGGTCGGGAAGACGTTGGAAGAAGTCGAAGGAAATGGAGAGATGCAGCGAGATGGCGAAGGAGAAGATGAGAGTGGAGAGGTAGAAGGGGGAGAGAAGGAAATTGATGGAGAAATAAACGAAGGGGGTGGAAAAGGGGTTAATGAgcaagagggaggaaaagaaaatgtggaTGGAGGacaaaagaaggagaaagaaaatgaagtgaaGGCAGATGAGAACAATTTTGATGTTGATCTGGACTCCTTCATGAGCGAGCTGGGCCTGTTAG ACGAGGAACCCTCGTTGAGCACTGCTGGGGTTACAGAGCTTCCCCGCTCAAGCTCCAAACAGGAATACCAGAAAGAACAGCAGCCTCCGTCTCATCCGTCGTCTAAGAGAGGCTCAACCCAGAGTCTGAAGGGCTCCAGAGCAGAAATTACAACATCAGATATTGACACTAGGCTCTTCTCGCTAATTGCTCCTCCACCCAGAGAGCCAGTCTCAAGGGCAAAGGCCCGTTGCTCCACCCTGCCTTCCCGCCACAGAGGGGCCGAGGCTTGTTACAGCTTGCCTCGGCCCAGTCACTCCACCAGCCTCACAAGGTTCCAGCAGGCAGCCACGCTCACTCCCCTGATTCCCCTGGGGTCGTCGTTATCAACCTCGTCTAGCCCGTTCTCCTCCCCCCACACACCGATGTCACCTTCGTCTCCACATCCCGTGCAGGACGGGACCCCAGCAGTCAACCCCGAGCCCCTGCAGCCCAAAGCCCCCAGTGAACTGTTTGCGCTGAAAGGCCCCCCGCCCCAACAGCCGCGCTCCAGGGACAAAGCCCGGTGCTCCACCCTGCCTCCGCGACAAAGAGCCCCCGGTCCTGAGGAGTGCTCCACCAAGCCTAGCCACTCCACCAGCTTTACAAAGCTGGGAGACCGCATCCCTCCTTCCCCCAGCGAACTGAAGCGCAACACCCCGGTATGA